A region of Litorilinea aerophila DNA encodes the following proteins:
- a CDS encoding nickel pincer cofactor-dependent isomerase, group 22, producing MFPKIAPVRQRVTDEQIHDIEAHVRAQLQALPLAQRVQPGMRVAVGVGSRGISCIRPVVTTLVRELQALGAQPFLVPAMGSHGGGTAEGQREVLVGYGLGPDELGVPILSSMETVQVGVTPAGMPVYFDAQAAQADAIVVVNRIKPHTAFRNRWESGLFKMLAVGLGKPKGAATIHGWGIVEAMPAAARVILQTMPVIAGIGIVENGHHQPARIAVLPAEAIEAEEPKLLEEAWRHLPRIPLEPLDVLVLQEIGKDISGTGMDLNVVGMWRRTGGPVEPRFERIVALDLTPNSHGNGVGVGYCDVIPQRLRDKLDIQATYTNCLTAGNFNGAKLPITLPTDRDVLRAVLPASKEPDAVRLVIVRNTLELETLWVSQALLPEVAASDQLHQIGELRPLTFDETGALQMDALWVRT from the coding sequence ATGTTTCCCAAAATCGCGCCCGTCCGCCAACGGGTCACCGACGAACAAATCCACGACATCGAGGCCCATGTCCGAGCGCAACTCCAGGCCCTTCCCCTGGCCCAACGGGTACAACCGGGGATGCGGGTTGCGGTGGGTGTGGGCAGCCGAGGTATCTCCTGCATCCGCCCGGTGGTGACCACCCTGGTGCGGGAGCTGCAGGCCCTGGGCGCGCAGCCCTTCCTGGTGCCGGCCATGGGCAGCCACGGCGGCGGCACAGCCGAAGGCCAGCGGGAGGTCCTGGTGGGCTATGGCCTGGGGCCGGATGAGCTGGGTGTGCCCATCCTCAGCAGCATGGAGACCGTCCAGGTGGGCGTGACGCCGGCGGGCATGCCGGTCTACTTCGACGCCCAGGCCGCCCAGGCCGACGCCATTGTGGTGGTCAACCGCATCAAGCCCCACACCGCCTTCCGCAACCGGTGGGAGAGCGGCCTGTTTAAGATGCTGGCCGTGGGCCTGGGGAAGCCCAAGGGCGCGGCCACCATCCACGGCTGGGGGATCGTGGAGGCCATGCCCGCGGCCGCGCGGGTCATCCTGCAAACCATGCCCGTGATTGCGGGCATCGGCATCGTGGAGAACGGCCATCACCAGCCCGCCCGCATCGCCGTGCTGCCAGCCGAGGCCATCGAGGCGGAAGAGCCTAAACTGCTAGAGGAGGCCTGGCGACATCTGCCCCGCATTCCCCTGGAGCCGCTGGATGTGCTGGTGCTGCAGGAGATTGGGAAGGACATCAGCGGCACCGGCATGGACCTGAACGTGGTGGGCATGTGGCGGCGCACCGGTGGCCCGGTAGAGCCCCGCTTCGAACGCATCGTGGCCCTGGATCTGACGCCCAACAGCCACGGCAACGGGGTGGGCGTGGGCTACTGCGACGTCATCCCCCAGCGCCTGCGGGACAAGCTCGACATCCAGGCCACCTACACCAACTGTCTGACTGCCGGCAACTTCAACGGCGCCAAGCTGCCCATCACCCTCCCCACCGACCGGGACGTGCTCCGGGCCGTATTGCCCGCCAGCAAGGAGCCCGACGCGGTGCGCCTGGTCATCGTCCGCAACACCCTGGAGCTGGAGACCCTGTGGGTCTCCCAGGCCCTTCTGCCCGAGGTCGCCGCCTCGGACCAGCTTCACCAGATCGGCGAGCTGCGGCCCCTCACCTTCGACGAGACGGGCGCTTTGCAGATGGATGCTTTGTGGGTGAGAACGTGA
- a CDS encoding outer membrane protein assembly factor BamB family protein, translating into MAELSRQPGLFALLLLGLLVLGPLILFLWPWGLMPLQAEPSLARYAPGGDGHSSLSELYDRSGTLIGWRSQNQAVVPTLNIYTDLPAGPRELIDRRYFPASGDNPAATTDAQAIMDVLAQVTVSELRIHTLTLDGTLTRQRIYLVEDPEGQFLVAIQDLTSGQEQLYDPPLLLLPADLLAGSGWSSQGQVSGQVDYMSQGRVLATGPHGVHADCLEVEQTLTLKGAQTEAYTLITRTHYCAGVGPVESVTVQEGGAYYERALLVSVDEAPPSFSRLPSPPPLAPSPDLPPGVENWRLVRFGRALPVNISGAGTVPPAWLPTDPPLLLATGYNGDLLAFTQDGQVAWRFHPQGTIYGAPAFDPATGVIYFGASDKRLYAVDSQGLFRWSYRAGDNVATRPAVVHDRVIFGSEDRTVVGLDTVTGALAWQVQVGGPVVSDPAVDGSVAIMGADDGAVYGLDVDTGTIRWTFATEGPVEAGVVVRDGIVYVASRDGTLTALGAQDGQERWQVTLGTGGGSAFRTAPAVGAEAIWLVDAAGTLFIVDRERGRQRWESTEWVTYVGPPLALADQALVPRKDGKIDLMDATGTRLAQWDASTARLPVDPPPAFSLGPAAGGDSLWLVDDGAVIYRLAPHVAPDDMTSSTGGGSLPAALTLRWSQHSLTTPFHGTGFFQPPISYRGGALVMEHGNHVYQLDPDTGQARYLGAFGQGTSALVEPVVVQDTLLAVAGSQLHALSLPDLQPRWTAPGQGVTWQPPVAAGDMVLWLEGSAAEGLNQGVLHALRLADGQVQWQATLAPFYMVGGAVVAGETVYVSTPPGAYDLTTGVQRWQAALPGPGLGGPGLSADGHTLYVGLVHPEGNDGQVAALDTADGAARWVVTLPGDALNPVDRLWPDGEMLVVPGLEGTLYGLDARDGQERWRYTPPGPRLGTITVAEGRVWLALQDGAVWGLDVASGRPVAHFQQMELNLAQMSFAQRPALVRETLLAPLGIMLLGFDVPSVELPEARP; encoded by the coding sequence TTGGCAGAGCTATCCCGCCAGCCCGGACTCTTTGCCCTGCTGCTTCTGGGGCTCCTGGTGCTGGGACCCCTTATCCTCTTCCTGTGGCCATGGGGGTTGATGCCGCTGCAGGCGGAACCTTCCCTGGCCCGCTATGCCCCCGGTGGGGATGGCCATTCCTCCCTGAGCGAGCTCTACGACCGCTCCGGCACGCTGATTGGCTGGCGGAGCCAGAACCAGGCCGTGGTGCCCACCCTGAACATCTACACCGATCTGCCCGCCGGCCCCCGGGAGCTGATCGACCGTCGCTATTTTCCCGCTTCCGGCGACAACCCGGCAGCCACCACCGATGCCCAGGCGATCATGGATGTGCTGGCCCAGGTCACCGTCAGCGAACTTCGCATCCACACCCTGACCCTGGATGGCACCCTCACCCGGCAGCGGATCTACCTGGTGGAAGATCCCGAGGGCCAGTTTCTGGTGGCCATCCAGGACCTGACCAGCGGCCAGGAACAGCTCTATGACCCACCTCTGTTGCTCCTCCCCGCTGACCTCCTGGCCGGGTCAGGCTGGTCGAGCCAGGGGCAGGTTTCCGGCCAGGTGGACTACATGAGCCAGGGCCGGGTGCTGGCCACGGGACCCCACGGCGTCCATGCTGACTGCCTGGAGGTGGAACAGACCCTGACCCTGAAGGGGGCCCAGACAGAGGCGTATACCCTCATCACCCGGACCCACTACTGCGCCGGAGTCGGACCGGTGGAATCGGTCACCGTCCAGGAGGGCGGCGCGTACTACGAACGGGCCCTGCTGGTGTCCGTGGACGAGGCGCCGCCCTCCTTCAGCCGGCTGCCGTCTCCGCCTCCGTTAGCCCCATCCCCAGACCTCCCGCCGGGGGTGGAGAACTGGCGCCTGGTTCGCTTCGGGCGTGCGCTGCCGGTCAACATCAGCGGCGCCGGCACGGTCCCACCTGCCTGGCTTCCCACCGATCCGCCCCTGCTTCTGGCCACCGGCTACAACGGCGATCTCCTGGCCTTTACCCAGGATGGCCAGGTGGCCTGGCGGTTTCATCCCCAGGGGACCATCTACGGCGCGCCGGCCTTTGATCCCGCCACGGGCGTGATCTACTTCGGCGCCAGCGACAAACGACTCTATGCCGTGGATAGCCAGGGCCTCTTCCGCTGGTCCTATCGGGCGGGCGACAACGTGGCCACCCGACCCGCCGTGGTCCACGACCGGGTCATCTTCGGCAGCGAAGACCGCACCGTGGTCGGGCTGGACACGGTCACCGGCGCGCTGGCCTGGCAGGTACAGGTGGGCGGCCCGGTGGTGTCAGACCCGGCCGTGGATGGATCCGTGGCCATCATGGGCGCCGATGACGGCGCCGTCTACGGGCTGGATGTAGACACGGGGACCATCCGCTGGACCTTTGCCACCGAAGGCCCTGTGGAGGCAGGCGTGGTGGTCCGGGACGGCATCGTCTACGTGGCCAGCCGGGACGGCACCCTCACCGCCCTGGGGGCCCAGGACGGCCAGGAGCGCTGGCAGGTCACCCTGGGCACAGGCGGCGGCTCTGCTTTCCGCACCGCGCCGGCCGTGGGCGCCGAGGCCATCTGGCTGGTGGATGCGGCGGGGACCCTCTTCATCGTGGACCGGGAGCGGGGCCGACAGCGCTGGGAGAGCACTGAATGGGTGACCTACGTGGGACCGCCCCTGGCCCTGGCCGATCAGGCGCTGGTGCCCAGGAAGGACGGCAAGATCGACCTGATGGACGCCACCGGAACCCGCCTGGCCCAGTGGGATGCCAGTACGGCTCGCCTGCCGGTGGACCCACCTCCGGCCTTCTCCCTGGGTCCCGCCGCCGGGGGCGATAGCCTCTGGCTGGTGGATGATGGCGCGGTGATCTATCGCCTGGCTCCCCACGTCGCACCCGATGACATGACGTCCTCCACCGGTGGCGGTTCACTGCCGGCCGCCCTGACCCTGCGCTGGTCCCAGCACAGCCTGACGACGCCGTTTCACGGCACCGGTTTTTTCCAACCCCCCATTTCCTATCGGGGTGGCGCCCTGGTGATGGAACACGGCAACCACGTCTACCAGCTGGATCCCGATACGGGCCAGGCACGCTACCTGGGCGCCTTTGGCCAGGGCACATCGGCCCTGGTGGAGCCCGTGGTGGTCCAGGATACCCTGCTGGCTGTGGCCGGCAGCCAGCTCCATGCGCTCTCCCTGCCCGACTTGCAGCCCCGGTGGACGGCTCCGGGCCAGGGGGTTACCTGGCAGCCGCCGGTCGCCGCCGGGGATATGGTCCTCTGGCTGGAGGGAAGCGCGGCCGAAGGGCTCAACCAGGGGGTGCTCCATGCCCTTCGCCTGGCCGACGGCCAGGTCCAATGGCAGGCGACGCTGGCCCCGTTTTACATGGTCGGGGGTGCGGTGGTGGCTGGGGAAACGGTCTACGTCAGCACGCCGCCCGGCGCCTATGACCTGACCACCGGTGTCCAGCGCTGGCAGGCAGCGCTGCCAGGGCCCGGCCTGGGTGGCCCTGGCCTCAGCGCAGACGGCCACACCCTCTACGTGGGCCTGGTCCACCCGGAGGGCAACGACGGCCAGGTGGCGGCGCTGGACACAGCCGACGGCGCGGCCCGGTGGGTGGTCACCCTCCCGGGGGATGCCTTGAACCCGGTTGACCGGCTCTGGCCCGACGGGGAGATGCTGGTGGTGCCCGGCCTGGAGGGCACCCTCTACGGGTTGGATGCCCGGGATGGCCAGGAACGCTGGCGATATACGCCGCCGGGGCCGCGGCTGGGGACAATCACGGTGGCGGAGGGTCGTGTCTGGCTGGCTTTGCAGGACGGCGCGGTGTGGGGGCTGGACGTGGCCTCGGGTCGGCCGGTGGCCCACTTCCAGCAGATGGAGCTCAACCTGGCACAGATGAGCTTTGCCCAGCGGCCTGCGCTGGTTCGGGAGACCCTGCTGGCACCCCTGGGCATCATGCTCCTGGGTTTCGATGTCCCCTCTGTAGAGTTGCCGGAGGCCCGCCCATGA
- a CDS encoding Gfo/Idh/MocA family protein, with protein sequence MEPIRFALIGAGNIAQIYVDAFEHIPDARVTVVCNRTESRGRALAERCQAEWTDDYTQAVRRDDVDAVVVATPSGTHMEIAVAAAQAGKHLLVEKPIDITLPRVDRIIQSAQEAGVVLACVFPLRFSAGVHKVKEALDAGRLGRLTLADVYVKWYRPQSYYDGSWRGTWQYDGGGALMNQSIHNIDLLQWLAGPVASVYGRTATLAHQMETEDTASAVLTFQSGALGVIQGATSAWPGDPARVELHGDRGTIVLEEGRITRWKLADGSPEEEEAMLQLDQVGGSGASDPMAIGYEKHRRQIVDLIQAIREGRAPAIQGAEARRSVEIIRAIYRSAATGAPVELPLVDE encoded by the coding sequence TTGGAGCCAATTCGATTTGCCCTGATCGGGGCCGGAAACATCGCCCAGATCTACGTGGACGCCTTTGAGCACATCCCCGACGCCCGGGTGACGGTGGTCTGCAACCGCACAGAATCCAGGGGCCGCGCCCTGGCCGAGCGATGTCAGGCCGAGTGGACAGACGACTACACCCAGGCCGTCCGCCGGGACGACGTGGATGCGGTGGTGGTGGCCACGCCCAGCGGCACCCACATGGAGATTGCAGTGGCCGCCGCCCAGGCCGGCAAACATTTGCTGGTGGAAAAGCCCATCGACATCACCCTGCCCCGGGTGGACCGGATCATCCAGAGTGCCCAGGAGGCGGGCGTGGTGCTGGCCTGTGTCTTTCCCCTGCGCTTCTCCGCCGGCGTCCACAAGGTGAAGGAAGCCCTGGATGCAGGGCGCCTGGGACGCCTGACCCTGGCCGACGTTTACGTCAAGTGGTATCGCCCCCAGAGCTACTACGACGGCAGCTGGCGGGGCACCTGGCAGTACGACGGCGGCGGCGCGCTGATGAACCAGTCCATCCACAACATCGACCTCCTGCAGTGGCTGGCCGGGCCGGTGGCCAGCGTCTATGGCCGCACCGCCACCCTGGCCCACCAGATGGAGACCGAAGACACGGCCAGCGCAGTCTTGACCTTCCAGAGCGGTGCGTTGGGGGTCATCCAGGGCGCCACCAGCGCCTGGCCTGGGGATCCGGCCCGGGTGGAGCTGCACGGCGACCGGGGGACCATCGTGCTGGAGGAGGGGCGCATCACCCGCTGGAAGCTGGCTGACGGGTCGCCTGAGGAGGAAGAGGCCATGCTGCAACTGGATCAGGTGGGGGGCAGCGGCGCTTCTGACCCCATGGCCATTGGCTACGAAAAGCATCGCCGCCAGATCGTGGACCTGATCCAGGCCATTCGGGAAGGCCGTGCGCCGGCCATCCAGGGGGCCGAAGCCCGCCGTTCGGTGGAGATCATCCGGGCCATCTACCGTTCTGCCGCCACCGGCGCCCCGGTGGAACTGCCCCTGGTGGATGAGTAG
- a CDS encoding alkaline phosphatase: MRKLGMLVLALALLAVSVAPVKSQEEIQTGNVIFFHPDGSGLNHWNAARMYWYGPDGALHWDGLPEMAVYRGHMSDRLVGTSNGGATVHAFGYKVLGPGSFGQDGGIDPDEPGSDGRPIQALSGYPGSLLREAAAAGMPIGIVNDGDLPEPGTGAFLAEVGDRNLSNEIARQFLDGRPGFEGEPLPKVMLGGGEAFFLPADAPACDDEITLECYVHVDQVNGRGPARDDGRNLLQEAAELGYEVIRTRAEFDALWGRIQAEPDYAPMVLGLFARDDIFNDTTEERLIARGLVDDAMADTKEGRLIIWGSRPDTPGYNPPTPAEMTQMALELLRRHSEAAGQPFFLVTEVESTDNLANNANAIGTLRALKAADDAIGVIRQFIAENPNTLLLTAADSDAGGLQVFSPAPVDGSGLVTTSGGNPTGIGLDQGFPLDGVEGQHTAPFVAAPDAFGNELDFAIGWSGTNDVAGAILSRAEGLNAELLRTHFSGQFDSTDVYRLMYATLFGELLPPAYGQQAPDRGE, from the coding sequence ATGCGCAAGTTGGGAATGCTGGTGTTGGCCCTGGCACTGTTGGCCGTCTCCGTCGCCCCGGTCAAAAGCCAGGAAGAGATCCAGACCGGCAACGTGATTTTCTTCCACCCGGACGGCTCTGGCCTGAACCACTGGAACGCCGCCCGGATGTACTGGTATGGTCCGGATGGCGCGCTCCACTGGGATGGACTGCCGGAAATGGCCGTCTATCGGGGTCACATGAGTGACCGGCTGGTGGGGACCTCCAATGGGGGCGCCACCGTCCATGCCTTCGGCTACAAGGTGCTGGGCCCGGGCTCGTTCGGCCAGGATGGCGGCATCGATCCTGATGAGCCAGGCAGTGACGGGCGGCCCATCCAGGCTCTGAGCGGCTATCCCGGCAGCCTACTGCGGGAAGCTGCCGCTGCCGGCATGCCCATCGGCATTGTGAACGATGGTGATCTGCCGGAGCCGGGCACAGGGGCTTTCCTGGCCGAAGTGGGCGACCGCAACCTGTCCAATGAGATCGCCCGCCAGTTCCTCGATGGACGCCCTGGTTTCGAAGGGGAGCCCCTGCCCAAGGTGATGCTGGGCGGTGGTGAGGCCTTCTTCTTGCCTGCCGATGCGCCCGCGTGTGACGATGAGATCACGCTGGAGTGCTATGTGCACGTGGATCAGGTTAACGGCCGCGGCCCGGCCCGGGACGATGGGCGCAATCTCCTGCAGGAGGCCGCCGAGCTGGGCTATGAAGTGATCCGCACCCGGGCCGAGTTCGATGCGCTGTGGGGGCGCATCCAGGCTGAGCCGGACTACGCACCCATGGTGCTTGGCCTTTTTGCCCGGGATGATATTTTCAATGACACCACCGAAGAGCGTCTGATTGCCCGCGGGCTGGTGGATGATGCCATGGCGGATACCAAGGAGGGACGCCTGATTATCTGGGGCAGCCGTCCGGACACACCCGGCTACAACCCGCCCACCCCGGCTGAGATGACCCAGATGGCCCTGGAGCTGCTGCGTCGCCACAGCGAGGCCGCAGGCCAGCCCTTCTTCCTGGTGACCGAGGTGGAGAGTACTGACAACCTGGCCAACAACGCCAACGCCATCGGCACGCTACGGGCCCTCAAAGCGGCGGATGATGCCATCGGTGTGATCCGCCAGTTCATCGCCGAGAACCCCAACACCCTGCTACTGACTGCAGCGGACAGCGACGCCGGCGGCCTCCAGGTCTTTAGCCCCGCGCCTGTGGATGGCAGCGGCCTTGTCACCACCAGCGGTGGCAATCCCACCGGCATCGGCCTGGACCAGGGCTTCCCCCTGGACGGCGTGGAAGGCCAGCACACGGCCCCGTTCGTGGCCGCACCGGATGCCTTCGGCAACGAGCTGGATTTTGCCATCGGCTGGAGTGGTACCAATGATGTAGCCGGCGCCATCCTGAGCCGGGCGGAAGGGCTGAACGCGGAGCTGCTGCGGACCCACTTCTCCGGTCAGTTCGACAGCACAGACGTCTACCGCCTGATGTACGCCACCCTGTTCGGTGAGCTGTTGCCGCCTGCCTATGGGCAACAGGCGCCGGATCGCGGCGAGTAA
- a CDS encoding LacI family DNA-binding transcriptional regulator translates to MTTIRDVAQRAGVSQSTVSHVINNTRYVRPEVARRVRQAMAELHYTPNRLARSLRRKVSHTIGLITPDNANPFFAQVAQAVEEVCFQQEYTVLLGNAAGDPDRELRYIQVMLEKQVDGLIVAASGLRSEHLQPARLGHTPVVLVDRELPDLEADRVLADHRQGGRLATEYLLGLGHRRIACIAGPPDLSTGSERLAGYRDALAAAQIPPDDTLVIQGAFNLDSGYQAMRQLLALDNPPTAVFAANDQMAIGALRALWEAEIPVPEGCSVVGYDDIPLAAYTRPPLTTVHQPVTELGRLAAQILLARLTDPEQPARRHLLPVTLVERASCAPLSRSVSSLPGERL, encoded by the coding sequence ATGACCACCATTCGCGATGTGGCCCAACGCGCCGGTGTCTCCCAGAGCACCGTCTCCCACGTCATCAACAACACCCGCTACGTCCGACCAGAAGTGGCTCGACGAGTGCGTCAGGCCATGGCCGAGCTCCACTATACCCCCAACCGTCTGGCCCGCAGCCTGCGCCGCAAGGTCAGCCACACCATCGGCCTGATTACCCCGGACAACGCCAATCCCTTCTTCGCCCAGGTAGCCCAGGCCGTGGAGGAGGTCTGCTTCCAACAGGAATACACGGTACTGCTGGGCAACGCCGCCGGCGACCCCGACCGGGAACTCCGCTACATCCAGGTCATGCTGGAAAAACAGGTGGACGGCCTCATTGTGGCTGCCTCGGGCCTGCGCAGCGAGCACCTCCAGCCCGCCCGGCTGGGGCACACCCCGGTGGTCCTGGTGGACCGGGAGCTGCCCGACCTGGAGGCAGACCGGGTCCTGGCCGACCACCGGCAAGGGGGGCGCCTGGCCACCGAATACCTGCTGGGCCTGGGCCACCGCCGCATTGCCTGTATCGCTGGCCCTCCGGATCTTTCCACCGGCAGCGAACGGCTGGCCGGTTATCGGGATGCCCTGGCGGCAGCCCAGATTCCGCCAGATGACACTCTGGTGATACAGGGGGCGTTTAACCTGGACAGCGGTTACCAGGCCATGCGCCAACTGCTGGCCCTGGACAATCCGCCTACCGCCGTCTTTGCGGCCAACGACCAAATGGCCATTGGCGCCCTGCGGGCCCTATGGGAGGCGGAGATTCCGGTACCCGAGGGGTGCTCGGTGGTCGGCTACGACGACATCCCGCTGGCGGCCTACACCCGGCCGCCTCTAACCACCGTACATCAACCGGTCACAGAGCTGGGACGCCTGGCCGCGCAGATCCTGCTGGCTCGCCTGACGGACCCGGAACAGCCCGCCCGGCGCCACCTGCTCCCGGTCACCCTGGTGGAACGGGCCTCGTGCGCGCCCCTGTCCCGCTCCGTCTCTTCCCTGCCAGGAGAACGCCTATGA
- the rbsD gene encoding D-ribose pyranase: MKKMGILNAEIAAVVARMGHTDTLCIADAGLPIPPGPQRIDLAVRPGLPGFLDVLAAVLEELTVERVIVASEMVSTSPELYRQLVAQLGDVPVETVLHTEFKQRTASCKAVVRTGEFTPYANVILVSGVTF; this comes from the coding sequence ATGAAGAAAATGGGAATCCTGAACGCCGAAATAGCGGCTGTGGTGGCCCGCATGGGCCACACCGACACCCTCTGCATCGCGGACGCGGGCCTGCCCATCCCCCCGGGCCCCCAGCGCATCGACCTGGCCGTACGTCCGGGCCTGCCTGGCTTTTTAGACGTACTGGCCGCGGTGTTGGAGGAGTTGACCGTGGAGCGGGTTATAGTGGCCAGCGAGATGGTATCGACCAGCCCCGAGCTCTATCGACAATTGGTGGCACAGTTGGGGGACGTGCCCGTGGAGACGGTCCTCCACACCGAGTTCAAACAGCGCACGGCCAGCTGCAAGGCAGTGGTGCGTACCGGCGAGTTTACCCCCTACGCCAACGTGATCCTGGTTTCTGGCGTCACATTTTGA
- a CDS encoding ABC transporter permease: MTEATATTPTGTWHLRGYLQRFGILISFLLLCLALSLLSDRFLTVSNLTNVLRQITVNGIIAVGMTYVILIGDIDLSVGSVLALTSVVTADLLQMGVPVPMAILLGIGLGMLLGTVNGLITVGFQVPSFITTLGMLTAARGMALTYTQGRPITGLPDSFRFLGRGEPFGMPMPIILAVLVFALAWVILRRTRYGEQLYAIGNNPVAARLVGIPVNRFRTLVFTVSGGLSALAGMILIARLDSAQPTAGVAFELDAIAAVVLGGTRFTGGVGGMGGTLLGALIIGVLDNGLNLLNISSLYEQLVKGAVIALALLIHRQKE; encoded by the coding sequence ATGACCGAAGCAACCGCCACCACCCCAACCGGCACCTGGCACCTGCGCGGCTATCTCCAGCGCTTTGGCATTCTCATCTCCTTCCTGCTGCTCTGCCTGGCCTTGAGCCTGCTCTCCGACCGCTTCCTCACCGTCTCGAACCTCACCAACGTGCTGCGCCAGATCACGGTCAACGGCATCATTGCCGTCGGCATGACCTACGTCATCCTGATTGGCGACATCGACCTCTCCGTGGGTTCGGTGCTGGCCCTCACCAGCGTGGTCACCGCGGACCTGTTGCAGATGGGCGTGCCGGTTCCCATGGCGATCCTGCTGGGCATCGGGTTGGGTATGCTCCTGGGCACGGTCAACGGCCTGATCACCGTGGGTTTTCAGGTGCCCTCCTTCATCACCACCCTGGGCATGCTCACCGCGGCCCGGGGCATGGCCCTGACGTACACCCAGGGCCGCCCCATCACCGGCCTGCCCGACAGCTTCCGCTTCCTGGGACGGGGTGAGCCCTTCGGGATGCCCATGCCCATCATCCTGGCCGTCCTGGTCTTCGCCCTGGCATGGGTGATCCTTCGGCGGACGCGTTACGGTGAACAGCTCTATGCCATTGGCAACAATCCAGTGGCAGCCCGACTGGTGGGTATCCCGGTCAACCGGTTCCGCACCCTGGTTTTCACGGTCAGCGGCGGCCTGAGTGCCCTGGCCGGCATGATCCTCATCGCCCGGCTCGATTCAGCCCAGCCCACGGCGGGGGTGGCCTTTGAGCTGGACGCCATCGCGGCGGTGGTGCTGGGTGGCACCCGCTTCACCGGTGGCGTCGGCGGCATGGGCGGGACCCTGCTGGGCGCGCTGATCATCGGCGTGTTGGATAATGGCCTCAACTTGCTCAACATTTCCTCCCTGTACGAACAGTTGGTGAAAGGAGCTGTGATCGCCCTGGCCCTGTTGATTCATCGGCAGAAGGAGTAG
- the rbsB gene encoding ribose ABC transporter substrate-binding protein RbsB has protein sequence MNRYVWIVTALVLALMLAGCQPVATTPTAGEPAPTGEAGTAEAITLGLALSTLNNPFFVDLRDGAQAAADELGVELIVVDAQDDPANQAASVEDLIQRGVSALLINPTDADAIVPSVEAANAAGIPVFTVDRSAAGGEIVSHIASDNVAGGRMAAEFLCNALGGEGKVVELEGIPGTSAARDRGQGFNEYMSESCPGVEIVARQTANFNRAEGLTVFENILQAQPEIDGVFAHNDEMVLGAIQAAEAAGRAGDIVFVGFDAIDDAIQAVKDGTLAATVAQQPREMGRLAVESAVKYLHGEEVPAFIPVDLALVTAETVQ, from the coding sequence ATGAACCGTTACGTATGGATTGTCACAGCCCTGGTACTGGCATTGATGCTCGCCGGCTGCCAGCCGGTGGCCACAACGCCCACCGCAGGGGAGCCGGCCCCCACCGGGGAAGCGGGTACCGCCGAAGCCATCACCCTGGGCCTGGCCCTCTCTACCCTCAACAACCCCTTCTTTGTGGACTTGCGGGATGGCGCCCAGGCAGCTGCCGACGAGCTGGGCGTGGAGCTGATCGTGGTGGACGCCCAGGATGACCCTGCTAACCAAGCAGCATCCGTGGAAGACCTCATTCAGCGGGGTGTCAGCGCCCTCCTCATCAACCCCACCGACGCGGACGCCATTGTGCCCAGCGTAGAGGCAGCCAACGCCGCCGGCATCCCGGTCTTCACTGTAGACCGCAGCGCAGCAGGCGGGGAGATCGTCAGCCACATTGCCTCGGACAACGTGGCCGGTGGCCGCATGGCTGCGGAGTTCCTCTGCAACGCGCTGGGCGGCGAGGGGAAAGTCGTGGAGCTGGAGGGCATCCCCGGCACCTCTGCGGCCCGGGATCGGGGCCAGGGCTTCAACGAGTACATGAGCGAAAGTTGTCCCGGCGTGGAGATTGTGGCCCGCCAGACGGCCAACTTCAACCGGGCCGAGGGCCTGACCGTGTTCGAGAACATCCTCCAGGCCCAGCCGGAGATCGACGGCGTCTTCGCCCACAACGATGAGATGGTCCTGGGCGCCATCCAGGCGGCGGAGGCTGCCGGCCGCGCCGGAGATATCGTCTTCGTGGGCTTCGACGCCATCGACGATGCCATCCAGGCCGTGAAGGACGGCACCCTGGCCGCCACCGTGGCCCAACAGCCCAGGGAGATGGGGCGCCTGGCCGTGGAATCCGCGGTGAAGTACCTCCACGGCGAGGAAGTGCCGGCGTTCATTCCTGTGGATCTGGCCCTGGTCACGGCCGAAACAGTGCAGTAG